From the Vibrio alginolyticus NBRC 15630 = ATCC 17749 genome, one window contains:
- the priA gene encoding primosomal protein N' codes for MRPTIARVALPVPLDKQFDYAIPGHLFPIIGGRVSVPFGRQTLVGIVTAMVNHSDFPKEQLKPIKAVLDSQPIWSEKLYSLLTWCSQFYQYPLGDTLHNAMPAALRKGKPADFATLQEWQITESGKDKLMQGLDRRAVKQQKVLQMLVNGALPHQEFVDQEIASTVLKSLEEKGWIERIEKKPVITQWGQHVECDVEKPKLNHEQALAIASVNSQTGFACYLLEGVTGSGKTEVYLNLIKPVLEQGKQALVLVPEIGLTPQTINRFKRRFNVPVDVIHSGLNETERLNAWLSARDKAAGIIIGTRSALLAPFADLGIIIVDEEHDTSYKQQDSLRYHARDVAVMRAHKEQVPIVLGSATPALETLHNALSGKYHHLTLTQRAGSAVPTTNKVLDVKGQYLESGLSAQLIAEMRKHLKAGNQVMLFLNRRGFSPALMCHECGWIAECKRCDAYYTFHHYSNEIRCHHCGSQQPVIHQCQGCGSTQLVTVGVGTEQLEQQLAQLFPEYNAIRIDRDSTRRKGSLEDALESIRKGEHQILIGTQMLAKGHHFPNVTLVALLDVDGSLYSSDFRASERLAQLFIQVAGRAGRASKPGEVILQTHHPEHSLLQALLQKDYRHFAMTALEERKLAQLPPYSFLTLFKAEANQSEVVEDFLRQVRFTLESHPLFDDSCMVLGPTPSPLAKRAGKYRWQLLLQTQHRSLMQKLLTSAKPAIELLPNAKKVRWNLDIEPQDLS; via the coding sequence ATGCGTCCAACCATTGCTAGAGTGGCATTACCCGTTCCGCTCGACAAACAATTTGATTACGCCATTCCGGGGCACCTGTTTCCGATCATTGGTGGACGCGTTTCCGTACCTTTTGGACGCCAAACGTTAGTTGGCATCGTCACCGCGATGGTTAATCACTCGGACTTTCCCAAAGAGCAACTCAAGCCAATCAAAGCAGTTCTTGATTCTCAGCCGATATGGTCTGAAAAGCTTTATTCGTTGCTGACTTGGTGCAGCCAGTTCTACCAATACCCACTTGGAGATACGCTACACAATGCGATGCCAGCAGCTCTACGTAAAGGAAAGCCTGCAGATTTTGCGACGCTACAAGAGTGGCAAATTACCGAATCCGGTAAAGACAAGCTGATGCAAGGGCTTGATCGTCGAGCGGTCAAACAACAGAAGGTCTTGCAAATGTTGGTTAACGGCGCTTTGCCTCACCAGGAATTTGTCGACCAAGAGATAGCCTCAACAGTACTAAAGTCTTTAGAAGAGAAAGGCTGGATTGAACGTATCGAGAAGAAGCCTGTAATCACCCAGTGGGGACAGCACGTTGAATGCGACGTCGAAAAGCCAAAGCTCAACCACGAACAAGCGCTGGCTATTGCAAGTGTAAATAGCCAAACAGGCTTTGCTTGCTATTTATTAGAGGGAGTAACTGGCTCTGGTAAAACCGAAGTTTACTTAAACCTTATCAAGCCAGTTTTAGAGCAAGGGAAACAAGCCTTGGTTTTAGTACCAGAGATTGGCTTAACGCCCCAAACCATCAACCGCTTTAAACGCCGTTTTAATGTGCCAGTTGACGTCATCCACTCCGGGTTAAACGAGACGGAGCGTCTGAATGCGTGGCTTTCTGCACGCGACAAAGCGGCCGGAATCATTATCGGCACACGCTCTGCCCTACTCGCGCCTTTTGCTGATCTCGGGATTATCATTGTGGACGAGGAACATGACACCTCTTACAAACAGCAAGATAGCTTGCGTTATCATGCACGCGATGTTGCTGTAATGCGCGCTCATAAAGAACAAGTTCCGATTGTTCTGGGCTCAGCCACACCTGCACTGGAGACATTGCACAATGCCTTGTCAGGCAAATATCACCATTTAACACTAACCCAACGAGCTGGCTCTGCCGTGCCAACCACCAATAAAGTGTTAGATGTAAAAGGTCAGTATTTAGAAAGTGGCTTATCTGCCCAACTGATTGCCGAGATGCGCAAGCATTTAAAAGCTGGCAATCAAGTAATGTTGTTTCTTAACCGCCGAGGCTTTTCGCCCGCTTTGATGTGCCATGAATGCGGTTGGATTGCAGAATGTAAACGCTGTGATGCGTACTATACGTTCCACCATTACAGCAACGAAATACGCTGCCATCACTGCGGCTCACAACAACCGGTAATTCATCAGTGTCAGGGGTGTGGTTCAACCCAATTGGTTACCGTCGGCGTAGGAACGGAACAACTCGAACAACAATTGGCTCAGTTATTTCCAGAATACAACGCCATTCGCATCGACAGAGACAGCACACGTCGCAAAGGTAGTTTGGAAGATGCCCTTGAATCGATTCGTAAAGGTGAACATCAAATTCTGATTGGCACCCAAATGCTGGCTAAGGGGCACCATTTTCCAAATGTAACGCTCGTTGCTCTTTTGGATGTTGATGGCTCTCTCTATAGTAGTGACTTCCGCGCTTCCGAGCGACTAGCGCAGTTGTTTATTCAAGTCGCAGGTCGTGCCGGCCGCGCAAGTAAACCTGGCGAGGTTATCCTACAAACCCACCATCCTGAGCACAGCTTGCTGCAGGCCCTGCTTCAAAAAGACTATCGCCACTTTGCTATGACTGCTCTGGAAGAACGCAAATTGGCTCAGCTTCCACCTTATAGTTTCTTGACTCTGTTTAAAGCAGAGGCGAACCAAAGTGAGGTAGTTGAAGACTTCCTGCGTCAGGTTCGCTTTACGTTAGAGTCACACCCTCTGTTCGATGATTCCTGCATGGTGTTAGGCCCTACTCCTTCACCTTTGGCCAAGCGGGCTGGTAAATACCGTTGGCAACTATTACTGCAAACTCAG